A region from the Musa acuminata AAA Group cultivar baxijiao chromosome BXJ1-10, Cavendish_Baxijiao_AAA, whole genome shotgun sequence genome encodes:
- the LOC103968840 gene encoding pathogen-associated molecular patterns-induced protein A70, translating to MLGETLASVLASVYGWFTPTVLFVLLNVVIGSIAIASKSYHHHHQQGTAADDDGGAYPGRFLTRSLSRSSSVVLDRLRSFNFHHYRFGEIPPPFESTPAPAAEIVDEAPHPAPQAEGEHQHGEHLGRSQSDTQPTAGEMPPKLAVRMKKSASEKSAFSHFEEAVTAATETVDPAVGDGGEEVDARADDFINRFRHQLKLQRLASIMRYKEMLNRGS from the coding sequence ATGCTGGGAGAAACGCTGGCGTCGGTCTTGGCCTCGGTGTACGGCTGGTTCACGCCGACCGTCCTGTTCGTCCTCCTCAATGTCGTCATCGGCAGCATCGCCATCGCCTCCAAGtcctaccaccaccaccaccagcaagGCACCGCGGCGGACGACGATGGCGGAGCCTATCCTGGTCGTTTCCTTACCCGCTCCCTCTCACGCTCCTCCTCTGTTGTTCTCGACCGCCTTCGCTCCTTCAACTTCCACCACTACCGCTTCGGCGAGATCCCCCCTCCCTTCGAGTCCACGCCCGCCCCCGCGGCTGAGATCGTGGACGAGGCCCCCCACCCCGCGCCCCAGGCGGAGGGCGAGCACCAGCACGGCGAACATTTAGGCCGGAGCCAGTCGGACACGCAACCAACGGCGGGGGAGATGCCGCCGAAGCTGGCGGTGCGGATGAAGAAGTCGGCCAGCGAGAAGTCTGCCTTCTCGCACTTCGAGGAGGCGGTGACGGCAGCGACGGAGACCGTGGATCCAGCCGTAGGAGACGGCGGCGAGGAGGTGGACGCGCGGGCGGACGACTTCATCAATCGGTTCCGGCATCAGCTGAAGCTGCAGCGCTTAGCGTCCATCATGAGGTACAAGGAGATGCTCAACCGTGGATCTTAG